TCGCTGGCGTGTTTAAGGGTGATGAGTCCTCTTTTGACATCGCCCAGGATCATGATTTTACGTCCTGCCTTTTGATATAGTTTTGTTGGTTTAACCATATTTGCTCCTTTAAGTAAAATAAAATAATCTTAAAGGAGCAAGGGGACATTTTTGCTTTGAAGTTAACGAGACCAAAAATTGTTTAAAAATCAAGCTATCTCCTTTCTGATTCAATTCTGAGCGTGGTTTGAGCCACGCCTGGGGACATTTTACCTTTGAAGTTAAAGGTGACATTTTCGCTTTGAAACGACACAAAAAATTGGCGAGAAAATTAAAAATCTTTTTTGGAGATGACAAGTTATTTATTGAAATGTGTGTCAAATGGCTGGCGGATCTTTATAATATCTTTCTTTTCCACCGTTCCCTTAATTGGGAAAGTGACAGGTCAATGAGCAATTTTTTTGCTTGGTAAATCTTTAATCTTTTTTCTGCTAAGGTCTTGCCGATTGGCGAAAAGGGAAGATGTGCCATTACCCGTTCAAATGCCCGGGCATTCTGGGGTAGAACTTCCACAAGGAAGCGGGTATTGGATTCCGAAAAGAGTAAAATATCGGCCCGTCGATTCTTACCCTGGAATTTCATTTGGGAAAGGTCCAAAGCACATCCAATATCTCCAGCGATTGCCATTTCACTGATCGCCAATCCCAGCCCTCCTTCGGATAGGTCATGGCAAGAAAGAACAAGTCCATTCATGATTGCCTCATGGATTTTATGCATAATCCGGGGTGCAAGTTTGAGATTCACGCCCGGGACCCTGCCGCCTTGAAGTTTGAGATGCCGGAGATACTCGGAACCACCAAGTTCCTCGCGAGTTATTCCCACCAGATATAACAAATTTCCCGGTGCCTTTAAGTCCATTGTAACACATTTCCTTACATCATCAATGATGCCAATCGCGGATATCAATAATGTGGGAGGAATGAGATGGCTTTTGCCCTCCGTATCCAGGTATTCATTATTTAAACTGTCCTTGCCTGATATAAAAGGAACACCGAATGCCTTTGCTCCGTCATAACAACCCTGGGCACTTAACACGATATCCCCCAACACTTCTTCTCTTTCCGGTGAGGCAAAACAGAAATTATCAAGCATTGCCGCTTTTTTGATATCACCGCCTGTGGCAACGAGATTCCTCAATGCCTCATCAATAACCGATAATGCCATGTTATACGGATCATACTTTCCATAAGAGGGGTTTATCCCACAGGAGACGATTATCCCCCTCGTTTTATTTAATAGGGGCCTGATAACCACTCCGTCCTGATGCCCATCCTGATAGACTCCAACGAAAGGTTTTATAACACTCGCCCCCTGGACTTCGTGGTCATATTCCCGGACGAGCCACTCGCGGCTGCAACAATTAAGGCTGCCGACAATTTCCAAGAGTGTCGAATTCAAGTCGCGGGGAGGCAGAAAATGAGGATTTTTTGTTACTGTCGGTCTTCTTCGAGCACGCTTCTCGGGCATGGGCAGACCATCGTGTAAAAATTTCATATCTAAATCACAGACCTTTTCATTTTTGTAGTATAAGACCAACTTTTTATTATTTGTGAATTCGCCGATAACCGTGGCTTCCACCCCTTCACGCTTAAAGATGTTAATTACCTTTCTAATATTATTGGGGGGGACGGATAGAATCATCCGTTCCTGCGACTCGGAAATCCAGATCTCCCGGGGCGTGAGCCCTTCGTATTTCAATGGTACCTTTTCCAGGTAAACGCGTGCGCCAATCTTTTTGCCCATCTCACCCACAGCACTGGAGAGCCCTCCTCCTCCACAATCCGTCACCGAATTGATGATTCCCAATTCACTTACCTTTAACAAACAATCGAGCACCCGCTTTTCAACGATGGGATTACCAATCTGGACACAGGATTTTTCGGCTTCAATGGAGAGTTCAGCAGAGGAGAATGTAGCACCATGAATGCCATCCCGGCCAGTTCGGCCACCCACGAGTAATATCAAATCACCGGGTTTTGCCCCTTTCTTTATTCGATCCTTTCTTATCAAGCCGACCGTCCCACAATAGACCAAAGGGTTGTATAAAAAGTCATCATCAAAATATACGGCACCACTGGTGGTGGGAATGCCCATCCGGTTTCCGTAATCTCGAACTCCCTGATAGACCCCTTTTATTATTCTTTTAGGATGTAGTATCCCTGCCGGTAATTCTTGATACTTTAAATCCGGATTGCCAAAACAGAAAACATCGGTATTCATTATCGGTTTTGCACCGAGGCCGGTTCCCAAGATATCCCTTATCACACCACCGATGCCCGTGGCTGCACCACCATAAGGTTCTAATGCTGAAGGATGGTTATGGGTTTCTACTTTAAAACATACACCATAATCTTCATCAAAATCAATCACGCCTGAATTATCGTGGAAAACCGAAAGACAGAGGGGATGACGGAGTTCTTTTGTCGCCTTCATAATGGTATTCTTTAATAGATTATTGATTATTTTATTTCCAAATCTTATTTTACCCAAAAAGGTTTTGTGCCGACAATGCTCACTCCAAGTCTGGGCAAGCGTCTCCAGTTCAACATCCGTTGGCTCTCTTTTCAATTTTTTAAAATAGTTTTTAATAGTTTCCATCTCAATTTTAGATAAGGAGAGACCCATCTCTTGACTTAATTTCACTAAGTCGGTTTCCAGATTGATTCGGAGACAAGTGAATTTCAACTTCGTGGGTTTGAATTCCTCTTCGCCGATCCTTCTTATGTGTTGAATCAATGGATTATAAAGAAACAAACTGGCTTTGCGCTTCAAATCTTCCCGGTCAAACCGCCCTTTAAAGATATAATTCGTTCCAGTCTTGACATTGGAGAGGGTAATTCCCAAATCCAACGCGGCTTTTTTTATGCTATCTTCTTTAGGGTCGGTAACACCCGGATTGAATAATATCTCAAAACCCTTGCCTGGGCATACCCGGAACTCCTCAACGACTGGATCGCAGAAAAGGTTACGGGCAAGGTAAACCACATCCTGATAGGGTATATCATCATAGATGTAGTAAACATCTTTAACTTCCACGGAGGTGATGCCTTTAAAACCAATGGCTTCAAAATCTTCCTTTACGAATTTTCCCCGTGGATCATTCTTCCTCTTTATTTCTATGCGATACATGACTATGTTTTTTTAATTTTTGATCTCTGCCGGATACCTACCACCCACCATAGAAATAAAATAGTGGTAAACAAGACTAAGACTATCCACAATCCTAAAGCCCGTGGTGTCAGAGGATGAATATCCAGGTCTTCATTTAACGCGACGAAAAAGTTCCTTTTGAGTTTCCACCTCCTTCAGCAGTTCCACTGCCCTTTTCACCAACGGGTCCACACTCACCCGATACCTGTGCATCTCTTTCCTCCCGAACAAGTTTAATGTGATCTCCTGTTTTATCCGTTCGGCAATGGCGGTTTTCGCAGAATCAAACTGGGCAGGTGTAAAATCCATCTTCTTTTTCTCCTTTAGATAAATTGCAAAATAATCAAGCATCTTGTCGTCAACAACAAAATCTTTCTCTAAGTTTTTATGGGTGCTGGTATAATGGACCGCAAAGTCAAAGAAATAGCCCTTAACCCAGATATCTGTTTCAAGTTTAGTCAATTTTCTCGGCTCTATGATGATATCCGGGGTTATCCCGCCGTTACCATAAACCTTTCTTTTCAGATTCAAGGTGATATATAAATTCTTTTTGCTGGAATCAATCCGGGCAGCACTTACCTGGGTAGTCTCTTCTCCTGCATAGGGCTTATCTATACATCTTCCCGAAGGCGTATACCAGCGAGCAGTGGTGAGCTTCAATGCCCCACCATCTTCCAGAGGAATCACATTCTGGACCGACCCTTTCCCAAAAGTGTTGGTGCCGATGATTAAACTCCGATCCCAGTCTTGCAGTGCACCGGCAACGATTTCGCTCGCAGAAGCACTTCCCCCATCAACGAGTGTAATCATCGGAAATTCTCCGTAGGGATAAGACTTCTGGGACTTAAAAGTGCGGGGGGGTTCGATCCGACCTTTGGTCGTCACAATATCTTTATTCGGAGACAAAAAGAATTCGCTGATGGCAATCCCCTCTTGTAAAAGCCCTCCGGAGTTCCCCCGTAAATCAAAAATGATCTTTTTGGCACCCCAGGCAAACAAGGAGTCGAGCCCGGTTTTGAATTCTGCATCGGCGGTCCGCGAGAAATTGGATAGATAGATATAGCCAATCTCTTCGGTGACCATTCCGTAATAAGGAACAGCTTCAATCTTGATTACCGCTCGGGTGATTTCAATATTGAAGGGTTCGGGTATGCCTTCGCGCTGAATGGTCAACAAGACCTTAGTACCCGGTGTGCCCCGGATTTGTTTTACCACCATGTCTACGCTCTTCCCTTTCGTAGGAATGCTATCGACCATGAGGATATGGTCGCCTGGAAGAAGCCCAGCCCGATAAGCGGGTGTCCCTTCAATGGGTGATATTACAACGATTTTATCTTCCCGACTACCAATCTGGGCACCGATCCCACCGAACTCTCCCTCGGTTGTTACCCGTAGTTGTTCGTATTCTTCCTTGGTCAGGTATTGGGTGTGGGGGTCTTTGAGGGAGTTCAACATCCCGTTTATCGCCCCCCGGATGAGAGAATCGGGGTTTACCTCGTCCACATAGTTATCTTCTACATCCTTGAGAATCTTATTAAAAATTCTCAAAGAAGTGTAGGTATCCGGTCTTGCCCATAGCCATTGGACGACTAAAACCGCGAAGACCGCGGCAAGAAGTGCAATGGGAATGAATATCTTCTTCATATTTTATACCCCTTTCGTATCAGCAAATTTTTTACATGATTGATGACCTCTTCTTGTAACTCTGTTACCGACTTCCGGCCGTCAAGAACCTTTATTCTTTTCTTTGCTCGATGGGCGAGTTTTAAATAACCTTCCCGCACAGCCTGGTGATAGGAGAGGGATTCTTTTTCCATCCGGTCGGTATTTTTTCCCCTTGCCCATCCTTCAGGTATATCGATGTCTACCAGAAATGTCAGGTCGGGTTTCAACCCAGCACTCGCAAAGCGATTGAAGATGGTGATCAACCGTTCGGGTAGATCCCGACCATATATCTGATAAGCATAGGTGGAATCGGAGAACCTATCAGAGACTACCATCTTTCTCTCCATTAGAGCGGGAAGAATCTTTTCATAAACTAATTGACTCCGGGCAGCAAGGAAAAGCAAAACTTCACACTTAGGATGGATGGAGTTTTCTGGATTGAGCAGGATTTCTCTTATCTTTTCCCCAATCTTGGTCGTTCCTGGATCCCGCACCAGGAGAGTCGGGAATCCCTGTTTTTCAAGCCACTCCACGAGTGCCTTTGCCTGGGTGGTCTTCCCTGAACCTTCAACCCCTTCAAATGTGATAAAAAGACCGCGTCGGGACATCAATTATTTGGTTTTTTTCTTCTCCACTGGTTTCTTTACAACCTTTTTGCCGTATTTTTTTATAAAGGCTTCGGTCTTTTCCCGACAGATATAATCAGGGTATTGGACAGGCGGGGATTTGAAAAAATAACTGGAGGGTTCAATTATTGCTCCGCTCAATTTATTATCCAGGGCTAATTTTGCACACCTAATCGCATCAATCACCACACCCGCGGAATTCGGTGAATCCCAGACCTCAAGTTTCAATTCAATGTTTAAAGGCACATCGCCGAAGGTTTTCCCTTCCAGCCGCATATATGCCCATTTCCGGTCCGTAAGCCAGGCGATGTAATCCGAAGGACCGATATAGACGTTTTCCTCGCCGATGTCATACTTTAAAAGGGAGGTCACAGCCTGAGTCTTGGAGATCTTTTTGGATTGGAGCCGGGAACGCTCCAGCATATTCAAAAAATCTGTGTTACCTCCTACATTCAACTGGGAAGTTCTTTCTAACTTAACTCCGCGGTCATTGAATAGATTCACTAAAACGCGATGAACGATCGTGGCGCCCACTTGGGATTTTATATCATCACCGAGTACAGGTAGCCCTTTTTCAATAAACCTCTTCTGCCAGTATTTTTGACTGGCAATGAACACCGGGATACAATTAACAAAAGCACATCCTGCTGCCAGCACTTGCTCCACATACCATTTTGTAGCTTCTTCACTCCCCACGGGCAGAAAATTTATCACGACATCGGTTTTGGTTTCTTTTAACAGCCGGACAATATCCGCGGTTGGACCGGGTGCCTTTTCAATAATCTGGGAGAGATAATAACCAAGTCCATCATGGGTCATACCCCGGACAACCGGGACATTCAATTTCGGCACCCGGCAGAAGACATAGGTATTGTTGGGTTTGGTATATATTGCCTCTGCCAGGTCCTTACCCACTTTATTCTTGTCAATATCAATTCCCAGGGAAAATTCAATATCACCAATATGGTAACCACCAAGCCGGGTATGCATAATTCCCGGGATAAACTCATCCTCGCGGGCATTCCGATAATAATAAACACCCTGGACCAAACTTGATGCGCAATTGCCCACACCGATGATCGCAACCCTAATCTTACCCATCAAACCTCCTTAACTTTTAATTTTACTCTTTTTTTGTGAAAAGTCAATAAACCGGCACCATTCATTAGATAACAATAGAAAAAAAGGTTTAAATTTTTTCAGTTAATCCTTGTTCCTCTTATAAAACGGCAGATTGCCATAAAACTTATTATATACCGGTGCCAAACCTTCACGGCGAGCGCATTTTTCTGGAGTTCTTCACAGATCAGTTTTTCAATTTCGCTATCCAGAATATTTCCGGCATAGACGGTAACACTCTTGCACACAGCAACTTTGTTGAGCAACTTCCAAAATAAGGTCCGGGCGTCATGACCCAGCGGAATATCGGTGAAGTCTAAAAAGACATGGCGGTCTTTGAAGATCTGTTCATCAACATTGAAGGCATCTTCATATATCCACTTTGCTGGCACGGCATTGCCCACCCCGAACCATTCCCGGCATAGATCTGCCACTTGTTTATCTATCTCTACACAGATCACTTCCTGCGCACCCATATTCAGCAATCGGCGGGCAAGAAAACCATCGCCGCCTCCCAGAACTGTGCACTTTTCGCCTGCAATCTGAAGGTCCCGTACCATTTCGTCATTATAAATTTCAATATCACTCTCGGCTACTTGTGCAGCACCATCCAAAAACAGCATCTTCCCAAACTTTTCATGCTCTATGATATCAATTTTCTGGTGATTGCTCTTAATGCTTGCCAGCACTTTTTTCGGGCGATACACAACTTCCAGCCCCGGAAGAAATGAGACCTTAAAGATATCCTCGCTCACCACTTCCAAACCCCGGTCACGTGCAATTCTTATCGCACTTATATCTTTTGGGTGTAATAACTCCACCAATCTTTCCACAATGATATTGTAGCCACTGCAGGTGTAGGCATCCACCGAAACCCTTCCTTCTTCAGGGAAGGTATGTAAAACAGCATGGGATTTCCCTAAGACTGCCACGATTGTCAAACCATACGGTGAAAATTCGGTAGTTAAAATGTCTCGCACATCATACCCTTCCAGGGCTTGCAAAAAAATCCTTTGAATAACTTCTTTTTTTCCAATCACTGCTGGTTCGCAGCCGGAAAGTTCAGCAATGATTTCTTCCCGCATCACACCTCCTTTCAGGATAGATTATTAAATTAAAAAACAAATTTTTCTACAACTTAAATTTTTTAAAAATATTTTATGCGTGCAAAAAACTTCCTTATTCAGTTTACCAAAAATTTTAACTTTGTCAAGTGATTTTTGCGGAGATTAATCCATCCGCCGTTAGATCAGGGCAGCACCTATTGCACCTACAAACTGTGGTTCATCGGGCACGATCGTGGCTGGATAATAGCGTTTCAATGCCCGGACCAGCCCGGGATTTAATGCTCCACCACCACAAAGCAATACAGGTTCTTCTATCCCAATTGTGGCGGCAATTCCATCTATCCTTCGGATTACCGCATCACAGACACCAAAGATAATATCTTCAAGTCTTTTGCCCTCCTGAACCAGACTTAAAATTTCGGTTTCCGCCATTACTACACAGAGTGAATCAATCGTCTCCGGTCGTGCGGATTTTAATGCCCGGGTACCAAACTCTTCTAAAGAGAGATTCAACGCCTGGGCAATCTTCTCAATAAAATTCCCAGTTCCAGCAG
The window above is part of the candidate division WOR-3 bacterium genome. Proteins encoded here:
- a CDS encoding inositol-3-phosphate synthase, whose translation is MGKIRVAIIGVGNCASSLVQGVYYYRNAREDEFIPGIMHTRLGGYHIGDIEFSLGIDIDKNKVGKDLAEAIYTKPNNTYVFCRVPKLNVPVVRGMTHDGLGYYLSQIIEKAPGPTADIVRLLKETKTDVVINFLPVGSEEATKWYVEQVLAAGCAFVNCIPVFIASQKYWQKRFIEKGLPVLGDDIKSQVGATIVHRVLVNLFNDRGVKLERTSQLNVGGNTDFLNMLERSRLQSKKISKTQAVTSLLKYDIGEENVYIGPSDYIAWLTDRKWAYMRLEGKTFGDVPLNIELKLEVWDSPNSAGVVIDAIRCAKLALDNKLSGAIIEPSSYFFKSPPVQYPDYICREKTEAFIKKYGKKVVKKPVEKKKTK
- the purL gene encoding phosphoribosylformylglycinamidine synthase subunit PurL gives rise to the protein MYRIEIKRKNDPRGKFVKEDFEAIGFKGITSVEVKDVYYIYDDIPYQDVVYLARNLFCDPVVEEFRVCPGKGFEILFNPGVTDPKEDSIKKAALDLGITLSNVKTGTNYIFKGRFDREDLKRKASLFLYNPLIQHIRRIGEEEFKPTKLKFTCLRINLETDLVKLSQEMGLSLSKIEMETIKNYFKKLKREPTDVELETLAQTWSEHCRHKTFLGKIRFGNKIINNLLKNTIMKATKELRHPLCLSVFHDNSGVIDFDEDYGVCFKVETHNHPSALEPYGGAATGIGGVIRDILGTGLGAKPIMNTDVFCFGNPDLKYQELPAGILHPKRIIKGVYQGVRDYGNRMGIPTTSGAVYFDDDFLYNPLVYCGTVGLIRKDRIKKGAKPGDLILLVGGRTGRDGIHGATFSSAELSIEAEKSCVQIGNPIVEKRVLDCLLKVSELGIINSVTDCGGGGLSSAVGEMGKKIGARVYLEKVPLKYEGLTPREIWISESQERMILSVPPNNIRKVINIFKREGVEATVIGEFTNNKKLVLYYKNEKVCDLDMKFLHDGLPMPEKRARRRPTVTKNPHFLPPRDLNSTLLEIVGSLNCCSREWLVREYDHEVQGASVIKPFVGVYQDGHQDGVVIRPLLNKTRGIIVSCGINPSYGKYDPYNMALSVIDEALRNLVATGGDIKKAAMLDNFCFASPEREEVLGDIVLSAQGCYDGAKAFGVPFISGKDSLNNEYLDTEGKSHLIPPTLLISAIGIIDDVRKCVTMDLKAPGNLLYLVGITREELGGSEYLRHLKLQGGRVPGVNLKLAPRIMHKIHEAIMNGLVLSCHDLSEGGLGLAISEMAIAGDIGCALDLSQMKFQGKNRRADILLFSESNTRFLVEVLPQNARAFERVMAHLPFSPIGKTLAEKRLKIYQAKKLLIDLSLSQLRERWKRKIL
- a CDS encoding S-adenosylmethionine decarboxylase; protein product: MREEIIAELSGCEPAVIGKKEVIQRIFLQALEGYDVRDILTTEFSPYGLTIVAVLGKSHAVLHTFPEEGRVSVDAYTCSGYNIIVERLVELLHPKDISAIRIARDRGLEVVSEDIFKVSFLPGLEVVYRPKKVLASIKSNHQKIDIIEHEKFGKMLFLDGAAQVAESDIEIYNDEMVRDLQIAGEKCTVLGGGDGFLARRLLNMGAQEVICVEIDKQVADLCREWFGVGNAVPAKWIYEDAFNVDEQIFKDRHVFLDFTDIPLGHDARTLFWKLLNKVAVCKSVTVYAGNILDSEIEKLICEELQKNALAVKVWHRYIISFMAICRFIRGTRIN
- the tmk gene encoding dTMP kinase is translated as MSRRGLFITFEGVEGSGKTTQAKALVEWLEKQGFPTLLVRDPGTTKIGEKIREILLNPENSIHPKCEVLLFLAARSQLVYEKILPALMERKMVVSDRFSDSTYAYQIYGRDLPERLITIFNRFASAGLKPDLTFLVDIDIPEGWARGKNTDRMEKESLSYHQAVREGYLKLAHRAKKRIKVLDGRKSVTELQEEVINHVKNLLIRKGYKI
- a CDS encoding S41 family peptidase; protein product: MKKIFIPIALLAAVFAVLVVQWLWARPDTYTSLRIFNKILKDVEDNYVDEVNPDSLIRGAINGMLNSLKDPHTQYLTKEEYEQLRVTTEGEFGGIGAQIGSREDKIVVISPIEGTPAYRAGLLPGDHILMVDSIPTKGKSVDMVVKQIRGTPGTKVLLTIQREGIPEPFNIEITRAVIKIEAVPYYGMVTEEIGYIYLSNFSRTADAEFKTGLDSLFAWGAKKIIFDLRGNSGGLLQEGIAISEFFLSPNKDIVTTKGRIEPPRTFKSQKSYPYGEFPMITLVDGGSASASEIVAGALQDWDRSLIIGTNTFGKGSVQNVIPLEDGGALKLTTARWYTPSGRCIDKPYAGEETTQVSAARIDSSKKNLYITLNLKRKVYGNGGITPDIIIEPRKLTKLETDIWVKGYFFDFAVHYTSTHKNLEKDFVVDDKMLDYFAIYLKEKKKMDFTPAQFDSAKTAIAERIKQEITLNLFGRKEMHRYRVSVDPLVKRAVELLKEVETQKELFRRVK
- a CDS encoding acyl-CoA dehydratase activase: MVLGLDIGSMYTKGVLFEGKIIKKMVIKTAFKPREAIDEVKNSLQGFDKIVATGYGRELVSDAYKIVTEVSAFARGAAYFNPEVKTVIDIGGQDSKIIKVKNGRVVKFVMNDRCAAGTGNFIEKIAQALNLSLEEFGTRALKSARPETIDSLCVVMAETEILSLVQEGKRLEDIIFGVCDAVIRRIDGIAATIGIEEPVLLCGGGALNPGLVRALKRYYPATIVPDEPQFVGAIGAALI